In Fervidobacterium sp., a single window of DNA contains:
- a CDS encoding Gfo/Idh/MocA family oxidoreductase has product MLRMALIGCGRIGSTKHVEAMIKNSDVLKVQAFCDIVRERAESCCEKINKHLGYKPSVYTDYKRMLREEKLDFVVIATESGFHYEITMEALRNNVNVLVEKPMALSTFHIDEMINTAKKNNLKLGVCFQNRFNPPIVELRKKIDCGSFGKINYGVASIRWNRDKNYYDQAKWRGSWRLDGGTLMNQCTHNIDLLQWMLGGEIDEVYGVIRNFQHPYIEAEDFGGAIVKFANGSVGIIEGTSTIYPKNLEETLSIFGEKGTVIIGGLAVNKIQVWRFEKEDSHPFMNLPDPDTVYGSGHVPLYRDFCNAVVENREPKINGEEGKKAVEIVLAIYKSALENKPVKFPFDFSSEDMLGWSDHYVVRG; this is encoded by the coding sequence ATGTTGAGAATGGCGCTAATTGGTTGTGGAAGAATAGGTTCAACAAAGCATGTTGAAGCAATGATAAAGAACAGTGATGTTCTGAAAGTTCAAGCGTTTTGTGATATAGTAAGAGAGAGAGCGGAAAGCTGTTGTGAAAAGATAAACAAACACTTAGGTTACAAACCATCAGTTTATACTGATTACAAACGGATGCTCCGAGAAGAAAAGCTTGATTTTGTTGTTATAGCCACGGAAAGTGGATTTCATTACGAAATTACCATGGAAGCCTTAAGAAATAACGTGAATGTGCTTGTTGAAAAGCCAATGGCTTTATCTACATTTCACATTGATGAAATGATAAATACTGCAAAGAAGAATAACTTAAAACTTGGGGTATGTTTTCAAAACCGTTTTAATCCGCCAATAGTTGAGCTTAGAAAAAAGATTGATTGTGGAAGTTTCGGAAAAATAAATTACGGTGTGGCAAGTATTAGATGGAACAGGGACAAGAATTATTATGATCAAGCAAAATGGCGTGGTAGTTGGAGATTAGACGGGGGAACTTTGATGAATCAATGTACACACAATATTGATTTGCTTCAATGGATGCTCGGAGGAGAGATAGATGAGGTATATGGGGTAATAAGAAACTTTCAGCATCCTTATATCGAAGCAGAGGATTTTGGAGGGGCGATAGTGAAATTTGCAAACGGTAGTGTTGGTATAATCGAAGGTACATCTACAATTTATCCGAAAAATTTAGAGGAGACTCTCTCGATATTTGGTGAAAAAGGTACTGTTATTATCGGAGGTCTAGCAGTTAACAAAATACAGGTTTGGCGTTTTGAGAAAGAAGACTCACACCCATTTATGAATCTTCCAGATCCGGATACTGTTTACGGTTCAGGGCATGTACCTCTTTATAGAGATTTTTGTAATGCTGTTGTAGAAAACAGAGAGCCAAAAATAAACGGTGAAGAGGGTAAGAAAGCCGTGGAGATAGTGTTAGCTATATATAAATCAGCACTTGAAAACAAACCTGTGAAATTTCCGTTTGATTTTAGCTCAGAAGATATGTTAGGTTGGAGTGATCATTATGTTGTGCGTGGTTAA
- the queD gene encoding 6-carboxytetrahydropterin synthase QueD, with product MLCVVKEFTFDAAHNLVEYHGKCEKLHGHTYKLQVVVCGERDKEGMVIDFLELKQIVQNEVLNVLDHSYINDIIPQPSAENIAEWIWNRLKDRLHTERYKLTEIRLWETPTSFVVYNE from the coding sequence ATGTTGTGCGTGGTTAAAGAATTTACTTTTGATGCTGCACATAATCTTGTTGAATATCATGGAAAATGTGAAAAACTTCATGGTCACACTTATAAATTGCAAGTGGTTGTCTGTGGTGAACGTGACAAAGAGGGTATGGTCATAGATTTTTTGGAGTTGAAACAAATAGTCCAAAACGAGGTGTTAAATGTATTAGATCATTCTTATATAAATGATATCATCCCTCAACCATCTGCTGAGAATATAGCAGAATGGATTTGGAATCGGTTGAAAGATAGGTTACATACTGAAAGATACAAACTCACCGAAATAAGACTTTGGGAAACACCGACTTCGTTTGTTGTTTACAACGAATAA
- a CDS encoding ABC transporter substrate-binding protein has product MKGFLSILVVFLCAAFVIAANYVNVYTTLEEPLARVLFAEFEKETGIKVNWVRLSTGEVLARLEAEKNNPQASIWVGGVGVFHVEAKLKGLTTPYKAPYSQFIDEKFKDPDGYWIGLYVGPLAFATNKNKAKELGITPPVSWADLLKQEYKGLIRMANPNTSGTAYNVITTLVNIYKRDENKVFDYLKKLDVNINMYTKSGSAPGKDCAIGETTIAIGYLHDLVKLQKEGAPIVITLPREGSGYEIAAMSLIRGGKEPVEAKKLYNWILGDKAQTIIASWYVIPLSPKAPKNKLVYKLEDVNLIQQDLLWEAQNRERLVERWNKEIGK; this is encoded by the coding sequence ATGAAAGGTTTTTTGAGTATTTTGGTTGTATTTCTTTGTGCTGCGTTTGTAATAGCAGCAAATTACGTGAATGTTTATACAACACTTGAAGAACCGTTAGCAAGAGTACTGTTTGCGGAGTTTGAAAAAGAAACAGGAATCAAAGTTAACTGGGTAAGATTGTCTACAGGTGAGGTACTTGCAAGATTAGAAGCTGAAAAAAACAATCCACAAGCTTCTATTTGGGTTGGTGGGGTTGGAGTCTTTCATGTTGAGGCAAAGCTGAAAGGACTAACTACACCTTATAAGGCTCCTTATAGTCAGTTTATAGATGAAAAATTTAAAGATCCTGATGGGTATTGGATAGGTTTATATGTTGGTCCACTTGCATTTGCAACAAATAAAAACAAGGCTAAAGAACTTGGAATTACCCCACCTGTAAGTTGGGCTGACTTGTTAAAACAAGAGTACAAAGGATTGATAAGAATGGCAAATCCTAATACTTCTGGTACAGCATACAATGTTATTACAACTCTTGTTAATATTTACAAGAGAGACGAAAACAAAGTTTTTGATTACCTTAAAAAACTTGACGTAAACATAAACATGTACACAAAGTCTGGCTCTGCTCCTGGCAAAGATTGTGCAATTGGAGAAACAACAATAGCAATAGGTTATCTTCATGACCTTGTAAAACTTCAAAAAGAAGGTGCTCCCATTGTAATAACACTTCCACGAGAAGGTAGTGGGTATGAAATCGCTGCAATGTCGTTAATAAGGGGCGGGAAAGAACCAGTAGAAGCAAAAAAACTTTACAATTGGATACTTGGAGATAAAGCTCAAACAATTATTGCAAGCTGGTATGTTATTCCACTTTCACCTAAAGCGCCTAAAAATAAGTTGGTTTATAAGCTGGAAGATGTAAATCTCATTCAACAAGATTTGCTCTGGGAAGCCCAAAATAGAGAAAGGTTAGTGGAAAGATGGAACAAAGAAATTGGAAAATAG
- a CDS encoding iron ABC transporter permease: MEQRNWKIVKFISVLIIVFSILFWIRTTVKNEFSRITRENLVNLSRLISLSDIYSLKEKFPSVEYCIFDLKDNNFQTVENLCEIIKKLPDYSYGKEHAMYEEIYISNKTVKLNSSTYYVVFAPIMEDYELKGIIVQLHDAADTLKLMNTVDVMFIILFALFTLGFSVAIFSVDPVTTYAILITFAVVFTFIVYPLYEAVKLTFMRTGTFTLNVWKVILTEKNYIKALYNSIILGVLTATTSTIIGFLFAFIVTRTTILGKRFISIVATLPVISPPFSLTLSLILLFGSNGLITKQLLRLNWDVYGLDGLVLAQTMGMFPIAYLTLLGVLDSIDSTLEEAAMNIGASRWKVFRTITLPLSTPGIFSSWLLVFTNSIADFANPLMLGGKFNVLSVTAYLEVTGMNRLDRGAALSLLLLLPTLTAFYLQRYIVNRKSYVTITGKPSGRIVEVVEPRIKKILTILVYFIIIYLIGLYSTIFMGCFVKNWGIDYTFTLDNIKEALQRGKEALADTTLLASISMPVAGVFSMVVAFLFVRKKFPGKKLLQGLVLLPFSIPGTLIGISYVIAFNKPPLLLVGTAIIIVINYVIRELPVGVEGGIATLKQIDPSIEEAAQNLGANPQTVFTTIVLPLIRPAFISSLSYTFVRAMTAVSAVVFLVSAKWYHITMQIYNFSENLRFGLASVLSSVLIIIVLTVFGILRLLVKKSEYLEKTIVQ, translated from the coding sequence ATGGAACAAAGAAATTGGAAAATAGTAAAATTCATATCTGTTTTAATCATAGTTTTTTCTATACTTTTCTGGATTCGGACAACTGTGAAAAATGAATTCTCCCGCATTACGCGGGAGAATTTGGTCAATCTAAGTAGGTTAATTTCTTTAAGTGATATTTACAGTTTAAAAGAAAAATTTCCAAGTGTTGAGTATTGTATATTTGATCTAAAGGATAACAATTTTCAAACAGTTGAGAACTTATGTGAGATAATTAAGAAACTTCCGGACTATTCATATGGAAAGGAACATGCAATGTATGAGGAAATATACATTTCAAATAAGACAGTTAAACTAAATTCTAGTACTTACTATGTTGTTTTTGCTCCAATTATGGAAGATTATGAACTGAAAGGAATAATAGTACAATTGCATGATGCTGCTGATACCTTGAAATTAATGAACACAGTGGATGTCATGTTTATAATCCTTTTTGCACTTTTTACACTTGGTTTCTCAGTAGCAATTTTTTCCGTTGACCCAGTTACAACGTATGCAATATTAATTACCTTTGCAGTTGTATTCACTTTTATTGTATATCCATTATATGAAGCTGTGAAACTTACTTTCATGCGAACAGGCACGTTCACACTAAATGTGTGGAAAGTTATACTCACTGAGAAAAACTACATCAAAGCGCTATACAACAGTATAATACTTGGTGTGTTAACAGCTACGACTTCGACTATTATAGGTTTTTTGTTTGCCTTTATCGTTACGCGAACGACTATTCTTGGTAAGAGATTTATTTCTATTGTAGCTACTTTGCCAGTTATATCACCACCATTTTCACTTACATTATCCCTAATTTTGCTTTTCGGTTCAAACGGGCTAATAACAAAACAACTTCTGCGATTGAATTGGGATGTATACGGTCTTGACGGACTTGTCCTAGCTCAAACAATGGGAATGTTTCCAATAGCTTATTTGACACTCTTAGGTGTTCTTGACTCGATAGATAGCACCCTTGAAGAAGCTGCAATGAACATTGGAGCAAGTAGATGGAAAGTTTTTAGAACAATAACACTTCCTTTATCAACGCCAGGTATTTTTAGTTCCTGGTTGCTTGTGTTCACAAATTCAATAGCTGATTTTGCTAATCCTTTAATGCTTGGTGGAAAATTTAATGTACTCTCGGTTACAGCTTATCTTGAAGTTACAGGAATGAACAGGCTTGATAGAGGAGCAGCTCTCTCTTTACTCTTACTTTTACCTACCCTTACTGCTTTTTACCTTCAAAGATATATTGTAAATAGAAAATCTTACGTGACCATTACTGGAAAACCGAGCGGGAGAATTGTTGAAGTAGTGGAACCAAGAATTAAGAAAATACTAACAATATTGGTCTATTTTATAATAATTTATCTTATCGGATTGTATTCGACTATATTTATGGGATGTTTTGTAAAGAATTGGGGAATAGATTATACGTTTACATTGGATAATATAAAAGAAGCACTTCAAAGAGGAAAAGAAGCACTCGCTGATACAACTCTTTTAGCAAGTATTTCAATGCCAGTTGCAGGTGTATTCTCGATGGTGGTGGCTTTTTTGTTCGTAAGAAAAAAATTTCCCGGAAAAAAATTGCTTCAAGGATTAGTTCTTCTTCCATTTTCAATTCCAGGCACGCTTATAGGCATTAGTTATGTCATTGCGTTTAACAAACCACCTTTGTTACTCGTTGGTACTGCTATCATCATAGTCATAAATTATGTGATTCGTGAGTTGCCAGTTGGAGTAGAAGGAGGCATAGCAACTTTGAAGCAAATAGATCCATCTATTGAAGAAGCAGCGCAAAATCTGGGAGCGAACCCGCAAACAGTATTTACAACAATAGTACTTCCACTTATACGTCCAGCTTTTATATCAAGTTTATCGTATACTTTTGTCAGAGCAATGACTGCGGTCAGTGCTGTTGTATTTTTGGTATCAGCAAAATGGTATCATATAACTATGCAGATTTATAACTTTTCTGAGAATCTAAGATTCGGTTTGGCAAGCGTACTTTCGTCTGTGCTGATAATAATTGTGCTAACAGTGTTCGGTATTCTTAGACTACTTGTTAAAAAAAGTGAATACCTGGAAAAAACAATTGTTCAGTGA
- a CDS encoding ABC transporter ATP-binding protein: MKQVSLKLENVSKIFKDFRGTEIKAVNEITFTVKPGEFVTLLGPSGCGKTTTLRMIAGFEKPTSGRILINDVNVVDIPPWKRDTAMVFQSYGLFPHMNVKENIAYGLKMRKLQKEEIERKVEAILKIVGLEGFGERPPSSLSGGQQQRVALARALVVEPSVLLFDEPLSNLDVLLREQMRIEIKRIQKEVGITAIYVTHDRTEALTLSDKIVLMNTGKIEQTGSPEDIYERPVSKFAAEFMGKINFFPIEVVEKSSECTYINLNGKRYKIPSLPTAKGERFVLGCRPEGLKISEDGPISGRIRTIVYLGNFCEYYVDTDFGEVMIKILPPFDKNLVEGMGVKINIVPEIAKIIPW; this comes from the coding sequence GTGAAACAAGTCTCCCTCAAACTAGAAAACGTTTCAAAAATATTCAAAGATTTTAGAGGAACGGAAATTAAAGCTGTAAATGAAATAACCTTCACGGTAAAACCAGGTGAGTTTGTAACATTACTTGGACCGTCTGGATGTGGGAAAACGACAACGTTAAGAATGATTGCTGGCTTTGAAAAACCAACGAGTGGTAGAATACTCATAAACGATGTGAACGTAGTGGATATTCCGCCATGGAAAAGAGATACGGCTATGGTTTTTCAAAGTTATGGGCTATTTCCTCATATGAACGTAAAAGAAAACATAGCTTATGGTTTAAAAATGAGAAAACTACAGAAAGAGGAAATAGAAAGGAAAGTAGAAGCTATACTAAAAATAGTTGGATTAGAAGGTTTTGGTGAAAGGCCGCCATCGAGCCTTTCCGGTGGTCAGCAACAAAGAGTTGCTCTTGCGAGAGCACTTGTGGTTGAACCAAGCGTGCTTTTGTTTGATGAGCCACTTTCTAATCTCGATGTTTTGTTAAGGGAACAAATGCGTATTGAAATAAAGAGGATACAAAAAGAAGTCGGGATAACTGCAATATATGTTACTCATGACCGAACAGAAGCATTAACTTTATCAGACAAAATAGTTCTTATGAACACTGGCAAGATAGAGCAAACTGGCTCACCCGAAGATATTTATGAAAGACCTGTTAGTAAATTTGCTGCGGAATTTATGGGTAAGATTAATTTTTTTCCGATAGAAGTTGTTGAGAAATCATCTGAATGTACATATATAAATTTGAATGGCAAACGTTATAAAATACCTTCTCTACCTACAGCAAAAGGCGAGAGATTTGTTCTTGGATGCAGACCAGAAGGATTGAAAATTTCTGAAGATGGACCTATTTCGGGAAGAATAAGGACAATAGTTTATCTTGGCAACTTTTGTGAGTATTATGTTGATACTGATTTTGGAGAGGTAATGATTAAAATTCTCCCGCCATTTGACAAAAATCTCGTAGAAGGAATGGGTGTAAAAATTAACATTGTACCAGAGATAGCCAAAATAATCCCTTGGTAA
- a CDS encoding metal-dependent hydrolase: MPNLLSHLKFGMISYPAYLLVYIIICTSLRRNFSPSTVELAMSYLFYIIGSDLPDLDSTNAPLRTFTKALSLGFSIYIFTPYLAEKIKLIQQITIPKVLVIPIALSISMLIGAGLINLFLSMPIFSHRGFAHSITFAGIYGFIIYLFSTNTNDPVFLGISAFAGVMSHMIADYWKNPVKIFKFY, translated from the coding sequence ATGCCCAATTTATTGAGCCATCTAAAATTTGGTATGATTTCTTATCCCGCTTATTTACTTGTTTATATAATCATTTGTACAAGCCTTAGGAGAAATTTCTCGCCTAGCACTGTCGAGCTAGCCATGTCATATCTCTTTTACATAATAGGAAGTGATTTACCAGATTTGGATAGTACTAACGCACCTCTAAGAACTTTCACAAAAGCACTTTCTCTTGGTTTTTCAATTTACATTTTCACACCTTACCTTGCAGAAAAAATCAAACTTATCCAACAAATAACAATTCCTAAGGTTCTTGTAATACCGATTGCACTTTCAATATCTATGTTGATAGGTGCTGGGTTAATAAACTTGTTTTTATCAATGCCAATATTTTCTCACAGAGGTTTTGCTCACTCGATTACATTCGCCGGAATTTATGGATTTATTATATATTTATTTTCAACCAACACGAATGATCCTGTATTCTTAGGAATAAGTGCTTTTGCAGGTGTTATGAGTCATATGATAGCAGATTACTGGAAGAATCCAGTAAAAATATTTAAATTCTACTAA
- a CDS encoding M48 family metalloprotease: MKIKIHENIIKLSRETVNKISMYVVLGIFISFSLLFGFLLDLLFKTNGLFSILFLIFSLLQTLFGMSIVGRVIINLLEAQPVNLFNKGDLRVDLKVIEELFKNTSSQIDLKEDIELFLVDSQTINAISIGRLKHDHKICITIGALEKLEYGELKALFYHEIFHIINGDTDYLTTVSGSFGSPMLFFTISNRNLKRLLKNKNKLSNTEFYKNFFILWFISIASFILLPLSLLTNIFVSVKKEFDADVFASKNTSLDEMIKLFEKVKLNCKSFEVNYYFMKHLFFTHPNCKDVSKRPNRIIETYPSIDERIEFLKNLENQ, translated from the coding sequence ATGAAGATTAAAATTCATGAAAATATAATAAAATTGAGCAGGGAAACCGTGAATAAAATTTCTATGTATGTTGTCCTGGGAATTTTTATCTCTTTTTCATTGCTATTCGGATTTTTGCTTGACTTACTGTTTAAAACCAACGGATTATTTTCAATATTGTTCTTAATATTTTCATTATTGCAAACCCTATTTGGAATGTCGATCGTTGGAAGGGTTATAATAAACCTTCTCGAAGCCCAGCCAGTTAACCTATTTAACAAAGGTGATCTTAGGGTTGATTTAAAAGTAATCGAAGAGCTTTTTAAAAACACAAGTTCACAAATTGACCTTAAAGAAGATATAGAACTTTTCTTGGTTGATTCGCAAACAATAAACGCAATATCTATCGGGAGGCTAAAGCATGATCACAAAATATGTATCACGATAGGTGCTTTGGAGAAGCTTGAATATGGTGAACTTAAAGCATTATTTTATCATGAAATATTTCACATAATAAATGGTGACACAGATTATTTAACAACAGTAAGTGGTTCGTTTGGAAGTCCGATGTTGTTCTTTACAATATCAAATCGCAACCTGAAACGTCTGTTGAAAAACAAAAATAAACTCTCAAATACAGAGTTTTACAAAAACTTCTTTATTTTGTGGTTTATAAGCATAGCATCTTTTATCCTCCTTCCGCTTTCCTTATTAACCAATATTTTTGTTAGTGTAAAAAAAGAATTTGATGCAGATGTATTTGCAAGCAAAAACACAAGCTTAGATGAAATGATTAAACTTTTTGAGAAAGTCAAACTCAACTGCAAAAGCTTTGAAGTTAATTATTACTTTATGAAACATCTTTTTTTTACTCACCCAAACTGTAAAGATGTATCAAAAAGGCCAAACAGAATAATAGAGACGTACCCCTCGATTGATGAAAGGATAGAGTTCTTAAAAAATCTAGAAAATCAATGA
- a CDS encoding D-alanine--D-alanine ligase, translated as MKIAVLLGGISKEREISIRSGKRIVQALRKVGHEVDEIDVREDFIYKVALLKKYDVAFNILHGTFGEDGRMQSILDIIGIPYTGSGVETSVLAFDKYLCNLYVEKLSSVYSDILSVPGFLLIRKEQFTENTLSRIEKFPGLPCVVKPRNEGSSIGTHICFSIDELKNALKQVLENYGEAIVQEYIKGKEITISIIDINRKSTVLPILELRPKKLFYDYEAKYTDGMTEFVLPAELDNELSMKISNLALNIYESIGCKHFARVDGIVKDEKFYFLEVNTLPGMTELSDLPMSAKAYGINFEELVDIIAKEAYNSPPSFSKNRGASNED; from the coding sequence ATGAAGATAGCAGTTTTGCTCGGTGGGATTTCTAAGGAAAGAGAGATATCAATTAGAAGTGGGAAACGTATCGTTCAAGCACTTAGAAAGGTAGGGCATGAAGTTGATGAAATAGATGTTAGAGAAGATTTCATTTACAAGGTTGCCTTATTAAAAAAATACGATGTTGCCTTCAACATACTCCACGGAACATTCGGTGAAGATGGAAGAATGCAGTCAATTTTGGACATTATAGGTATACCTTACACTGGTTCCGGTGTTGAAACAAGTGTGCTTGCGTTTGACAAATATCTATGTAATTTGTACGTTGAAAAACTTTCTAGCGTTTACTCAGATATTTTGTCTGTCCCAGGATTTTTACTGATTCGAAAAGAGCAATTTACTGAGAATACACTATCACGTATCGAAAAATTTCCTGGATTACCCTGCGTTGTAAAACCAAGAAACGAAGGTTCAAGTATAGGGACCCATATTTGTTTTAGTATCGATGAACTCAAAAATGCGTTAAAGCAAGTACTTGAAAACTACGGTGAGGCCATAGTTCAAGAGTACATCAAAGGAAAAGAGATAACTATATCCATAATTGACATCAATAGAAAATCTACAGTTTTACCCATACTTGAGTTAAGACCAAAAAAGTTGTTTTATGATTACGAAGCCAAATATACCGATGGGATGACAGAATTTGTTCTTCCTGCAGAGTTAGATAATGAATTGTCAATGAAAATTAGCAATTTAGCATTAAATATTTACGAATCAATAGGCTGCAAACATTTTGCAAGAGTAGATGGGATTGTAAAAGACGAAAAGTTCTACTTTTTGGAGGTAAACACACTACCAGGGATGACTGAATTAAGCGATTTACCAATGTCAGCAAAAGCTTATGGGATTAACTTCGAAGAACTTGTAGACATAATAGCAAAAGAAGCTTACAATAGTCCACCCTCTTTTTCAAAAAACCGAGGTGCTTCAAATGAAGATTAA
- a CDS encoding LacI family transcriptional regulator, which yields MPRLKKKFQRVTIKDVAEYAGVGVGTVSRVLNNNPHVDAMTKQKVLDAIKKLGYAPNPHARRLSTGESNLVTVITPEMKGDFYQILMSAIDEVLIKNGYSSFLYPLYNQKKFEALRKSSDILLSTDGIIVDGVSVDKLLSNLVSPQTPVVCIEQDSEKYDSVIVDNYYGGVIAGDYFSNFDMDIFVVTHRKAHELESTVFDERLEGFQESLERKGRNIDKIYYVPLDWESTFEVARRIFSRYKRCAIFTTTDYLAVPIIEVARTMGLKVGTDVRVCGFDDLPIAQILEITTIKQPIFEMGKLAAELLMKRINGKLKEKVKKYVLKPEIVIRST from the coding sequence ATGCCAAGGCTAAAGAAAAAATTTCAAAGAGTTACCATAAAAGACGTAGCTGAATACGCCGGTGTTGGAGTCGGAACTGTGTCGAGAGTTCTGAATAATAACCCACACGTTGATGCTATGACAAAACAAAAGGTTTTAGACGCAATCAAAAAGCTTGGATATGCGCCAAATCCTCATGCAAGACGGCTCTCTACTGGTGAAAGCAACCTTGTAACAGTGATTACTCCAGAAATGAAAGGTGATTTCTATCAAATACTAATGTCTGCTATCGATGAGGTATTAATAAAAAATGGTTATTCATCTTTTTTATATCCACTATACAATCAAAAGAAATTCGAGGCATTAAGAAAATCTTCAGACATATTGTTATCTACTGACGGAATAATAGTGGACGGTGTTAGCGTCGATAAGTTACTGTCAAATCTTGTAAGCCCTCAAACTCCCGTTGTTTGCATTGAGCAAGACTCTGAAAAGTATGATTCTGTGATAGTGGACAATTACTATGGTGGGGTAATTGCCGGTGATTATTTCTCAAATTTTGACATGGATATATTTGTTGTAACACATCGAAAGGCACATGAACTTGAGAGCACTGTTTTTGACGAAAGACTTGAAGGGTTTCAAGAATCACTTGAAAGAAAAGGAAGGAATATAGACAAAATTTATTATGTCCCACTTGATTGGGAAAGTACGTTTGAAGTTGCAAGACGTATTTTTTCAAGATACAAAAGATGCGCAATATTTACAACGACTGATTATTTAGCCGTTCCCATCATCGAAGTTGCAAGAACGATGGGGCTAAAGGTGGGAACAGATGTTAGAGTATGTGGATTTGACGACTTGCCCATTGCACAAATACTTGAAATAACAACTATTAAACAACCAATATTTGAAATGGGAAAACTTGCAGCTGAGCTACTTATGAAAAGAATAAACGGCAAGCTTAAAGAAAAGGTAAAAAAATACGTACTCAAACCAGAGATTGTGATAAGATCAACTTAG
- a CDS encoding competence/damage-inducible protein A gives MKRAIIVAIGNELVEGLIVDTNSKYLSSKLKNIGYYVIRTETVPDRLDIIVDRISCAINEADLVVTTGGLGPTEDDLTREAIAYCTNRKLLKNEKLAEKIMEKALKYYKRTPQSVLKQAMVIEGALVIDNPVGTAPGQYIEYEDKKIILLPGPPVELIPIFENIVESIKTEEALYTRRIKTIGIPEAVLMEDYKEIIYSNKDITVATMASYERGVEIRLTGSVELKSEIDGLIQKLVSILGHYVYATDDDEMKDVIFKLLFEKQKTVAFAESCTGGMISSTLVDVPGISSVYKGTIVAYSNESKIKLLGVKEETINKYGAVSEECVREMAMNARNIFKVDYAVAVSGIAGPSGGTREKPVGTVCIAFASENDLASETYNLRGDRQMIRARTTLLALDMLRRGILRCQG, from the coding sequence TTGAAAAGGGCTATTATTGTTGCCATAGGAAACGAATTGGTTGAAGGTCTAATAGTTGATACAAATTCTAAATACTTGAGTTCAAAGTTGAAGAATATTGGTTATTATGTAATCCGTACAGAAACTGTTCCAGATCGGTTGGATATAATAGTCGATAGAATATCATGCGCGATAAACGAAGCGGATTTAGTTGTTACAACTGGTGGTTTAGGACCCACAGAAGACGATTTAACACGTGAAGCTATTGCATATTGTACTAATAGAAAACTTCTGAAAAACGAAAAATTAGCAGAGAAGATTATGGAAAAAGCGTTGAAATATTATAAGAGGACCCCACAAAGTGTTTTGAAACAAGCCATGGTAATAGAAGGTGCTTTGGTAATTGATAATCCTGTCGGGACTGCTCCTGGTCAGTATATTGAATATGAAGATAAGAAAATTATACTTCTACCAGGTCCACCGGTTGAGTTAATACCAATCTTTGAGAACATAGTTGAAAGTATCAAGACAGAAGAGGCACTTTACACAAGGAGGATAAAAACCATAGGTATCCCTGAAGCTGTTCTAATGGAAGATTATAAAGAAATAATATATTCGAATAAAGATATTACTGTTGCTACGATGGCTTCATACGAACGAGGTGTTGAAATACGTCTTACTGGTTCTGTTGAATTAAAAAGTGAAATTGATGGTTTAATCCAAAAACTTGTATCAATACTCGGACATTATGTGTACGCTACTGACGATGATGAAATGAAAGATGTGATTTTCAAATTATTATTTGAAAAGCAAAAAACGGTAGCTTTTGCTGAGTCATGTACAGGCGGAATGATCTCCTCAACACTTGTCGATGTTCCTGGCATATCTTCCGTTTATAAAGGTACTATAGTAGCTTATTCAAACGAATCGAAAATAAAACTTCTTGGCGTGAAAGAAGAAACAATTAATAAATATGGAGCTGTTAGTGAAGAATGTGTAAGAGAGATGGCAATGAATGCAAGAAATATATTCAAGGTTGATTATGCAGTAGCTGTCTCGGGTATTGCCGGTCCAAGTGGCGGAACAAGGGAAAAGCCAGTGGGAACTGTTTGTATCGCCTTTGCTTCGGAAAATGACTTAGCATCTGAAACATACAATCTACGCGGCGATCGACAAATGATTAGAGCAAGAACAACTTTGTTAGCTTTAGACATGTTAAGGAGAGGGATTCTTAGATGCCAAGGCTAA